A single genomic interval of Metasolibacillus fluoroglycofenilyticus harbors:
- the pepV gene encoding dipeptidase PepV, translating into MNWLQIARERQEELLAELQQLISIESVLDEEAASKEMPFGKGPLDALDFMLKRGEAAGMTVKNVDQMAGHIEMGQGQELLGILCHVDVVPVGDGWTYPPFEGRVVDGKLYGRGAIDDKGPTMAAWLAMKMVKDSGITLSKRVRMIIGTDEESGFRCVKRYFEKEEMPTIGFAPDADFPLINAEKGIAHLVFSLKNKPTSNEQLLSFIAGKRINMVPDFAEAKVATISQQTAANFQKFLQENGAEGSLTNEHNEYIITVKGKSAHAMEPEKGVNAAVLLAKFLTTELAGNGLAFAQFIVDVFGKDHYGTALQLNYYDEMSGETTLNPGMLKFDANGGTIEVSMRYAVTYSFEEKMTAAQQVLEKADFTMDIVSNSKPHYVSETDELVQTLVAVYQKYTNDFSQVLSTGGGTYARVLKKGVAFGMLFPGEVDVAHQKDEFVEIENLVTAAAIYAEAIAKLAGE; encoded by the coding sequence ATGAATTGGTTACAAATTGCGCGTGAGCGTCAAGAAGAGCTGCTTGCAGAATTACAGCAGCTCATTTCAATTGAAAGCGTATTAGATGAAGAAGCTGCGTCAAAGGAAATGCCATTTGGTAAAGGACCTCTGGATGCTTTAGATTTTATGTTAAAGAGGGGCGAGGCAGCAGGTATGACAGTGAAAAATGTAGACCAAATGGCCGGCCATATCGAAATGGGCCAAGGGCAGGAGCTATTAGGTATTTTATGTCATGTAGATGTAGTGCCTGTAGGAGATGGCTGGACATATCCTCCGTTTGAAGGACGTGTCGTCGATGGCAAATTGTACGGTCGTGGGGCGATTGATGATAAAGGGCCAACGATGGCTGCATGGCTTGCAATGAAAATGGTAAAAGATAGCGGTATCACTCTATCAAAAAGGGTGCGAATGATTATCGGCACGGATGAGGAAAGTGGCTTTCGCTGTGTAAAACGGTATTTTGAAAAAGAGGAGATGCCGACAATTGGCTTTGCACCAGATGCTGATTTCCCATTAATTAATGCTGAAAAAGGGATTGCACATCTCGTATTTTCTTTGAAAAATAAGCCAACTAGCAATGAACAATTATTATCATTTATTGCTGGAAAAAGAATAAATATGGTACCAGATTTTGCGGAGGCAAAAGTAGCGACAATTTCACAGCAGACTGCTGCAAATTTCCAAAAATTTTTACAGGAAAATGGGGCGGAAGGTTCTTTAACAAATGAACATAATGAATATATAATAACAGTAAAAGGAAAATCAGCCCATGCGATGGAGCCTGAAAAAGGCGTAAATGCTGCTGTACTACTAGCAAAATTTTTGACTACTGAGCTAGCTGGTAACGGTTTAGCCTTTGCTCAGTTTATTGTCGATGTTTTTGGCAAGGATCACTATGGTACGGCATTGCAATTAAACTATTATGATGAAATGTCTGGTGAAACAACATTAAATCCAGGCATGTTGAAATTTGATGCAAATGGTGGAACGATTGAGGTAAGCATGCGTTACGCCGTAACCTATTCCTTTGAGGAAAAGATGACAGCAGCACAACAAGTGCTTGAGAAAGCGGATTTTACAATGGATATTGTCAGCAATTCTAAGCCGCATTATGTATCAGAAACAGATGAGCTTGTTCAAACATTAGTGGCTGTATATCAAAAATATACGAATGACTTTTCGCAAGTTTTATCAACAGGCGGAGGCACATATGCGCGTGTATTAAAGAAGGGGGTAGCTTTCGGTATGCTATTCCCTGGAGAAGTGGATGTTGCGCACCAAAAGGATGAGTTTGTTGAAATAGAAAATTTAGTAACTGCAGCAGCAATTTACGCGGAGGCTATTGCAAAGTTAGCAGGCGAATAA
- a CDS encoding formate/nitrite transporter family protein, giving the protein MLQKIISTALHRNELYKYQKLSYLINTMLGGIYIGFGMLLLMTLGGQMTDLPVLKLLQGATFGIALTMVIMAGADLFTGNALIMPISSFHKSVSWLHTYKLFFTSYIGNLIGALLLAITFVATGLVSGALADYVITASTGKIAPSFLALFARGVLCNVLVCLAVWGSFKLQSESAKILFTFCCILPFITMSFEHSIANMTLFAVAYFMPDSPFIASDFIYNLIPVTLGNIAGGMFVAFVYWHTALKGLSEKSF; this is encoded by the coding sequence ATGCTACAAAAAATAATTTCAACAGCGCTACATAGAAATGAATTATACAAATATCAGAAGCTTAGTTATCTCATCAACACGATGCTTGGCGGTATTTATATCGGCTTTGGTATGCTACTCCTTATGACATTAGGCGGGCAGATGACGGACTTACCCGTATTAAAGCTACTGCAAGGCGCAACATTCGGCATTGCATTGACAATGGTTATTATGGCAGGGGCTGACCTTTTTACAGGCAATGCCCTCATCATGCCAATCAGCTCTTTTCATAAATCAGTTAGCTGGTTGCACACATATAAATTGTTTTTTACGAGCTATATAGGCAACTTGATAGGCGCACTATTGTTAGCTATTACATTTGTCGCAACAGGATTAGTGAGTGGGGCATTAGCTGACTACGTCATTACAGCAAGTACAGGCAAAATAGCCCCTTCTTTTTTAGCGCTTTTTGCACGCGGTGTTTTATGTAATGTACTTGTTTGCCTTGCTGTTTGGGGTAGCTTTAAATTACAATCAGAAAGCGCCAAAATACTATTTACTTTTTGCTGCATTTTACCTTTTATAACGATGAGCTTTGAGCATAGCATTGCAAATATGACATTATTTGCTGTCGCATATTTTATGCCAGACAGTCCTTTTATAGCTAGTGATTTTATTTATAATCTTATTCCCGTAACGTTAGGCAATATAGCTGGCGGCATGTTTGTTGCATTTGTTTATTGGCACACAGCACTAAAGGGATTATCTGAAAAGTCCTTTTGA
- a CDS encoding DeoR family transcriptional regulator, which translates to MKPTTDRMLNRIKDVYMFILTKGEVSTQDLVEEFNITPRTIQRDLNVLAFNDLVMSPSRGKWTTTKKKVKLTS; encoded by the coding sequence ATGAAACCAACTACTGATAGAATGCTTAATCGTATTAAAGACGTGTATATGTTTATTCTTACAAAAGGAGAAGTGTCTACACAGGATTTAGTCGAAGAGTTCAACATCACTCCTCGCACCATTCAAAGAGATTTGAATGTGTTAGCCTTCAACGACTTGGTTATGAGCCCAAGTCGAGGTAAATGGACAACGACGAAGAAAAAAGTAAAACTGACATCTTAG
- a CDS encoding GGDEF domain-containing protein has protein sequence MKNLHFKLFLSLIIFAIILVTVVTFTNRKLIQNDIKEQTLSNWLLIESQVIDDLQTIDTVQYYLEDQLTHEVEKELRKMANLYNENPDVATWDLERMKKEHGMEIFILDETNTVIHTTYPIDLGMNFNECCQELSRILTQRRMSGEFFSDGLDGSTKLGEVWKYSYLATPDHKYLLELGVPMNKIPLFGNFNFFDKAKIIIGQYDDLLDIKIFNKAGFHLSANEDEIYSVNSSDPEFQEAFQRAIETSSVVQYEKYYNGGIVETYRFLPYDTLRNKGYSTKRVAFMKYNNMTELALLKKNTQQFYFTLVIAIITSFITLVVLNLILMKTIRLAERDPLTGVYNRSTYLEKIERLLKRKQHQEIGLLLFDVDNFKQVNDQYGHLKGDMILVELAKILERLAHKEGFVVRFGGDEFAIVIKNATLEKMERIANEAIEEVRLKKESNDLAWQVLSLSIGGTLQANIQETERDLYSRADDALYASKNDGKNRYSLSAIS, from the coding sequence ATGAAAAATTTGCATTTTAAGCTTTTTTTGTCTCTTATCATATTTGCGATTATTTTAGTAACTGTCGTCACATTTACGAACAGGAAGCTAATACAAAATGATATAAAAGAACAAACATTAAGCAATTGGTTGTTGATTGAAAGTCAGGTTATAGATGATTTACAAACAATTGATACGGTACAATATTATTTAGAGGATCAATTAACACATGAAGTGGAAAAAGAGCTACGCAAAATGGCCAATCTATATAATGAAAATCCAGATGTTGCTACATGGGATTTAGAAAGAATGAAAAAGGAACACGGGATGGAAATTTTTATTTTGGATGAGACGAATACGGTAATCCATACTACGTACCCAATTGATTTAGGCATGAATTTTAATGAATGCTGTCAAGAATTGTCGAGGATTCTAACACAAAGAAGAATGAGTGGGGAGTTTTTCTCTGATGGCTTAGATGGTTCTACTAAGCTAGGGGAAGTATGGAAGTATAGCTATTTAGCTACACCTGACCATAAGTATTTACTGGAGTTAGGTGTGCCAATGAATAAGATACCTTTATTCGGGAATTTTAATTTTTTTGATAAGGCTAAAATCATTATTGGGCAATATGATGATTTATTAGATATTAAAATTTTTAATAAAGCAGGCTTTCACTTAAGTGCGAATGAGGATGAAATTTATTCAGTAAATTCGAGTGACCCGGAATTTCAAGAGGCTTTTCAACGTGCAATTGAAACATCTTCTGTTGTACAATACGAAAAATATTATAATGGTGGCATTGTCGAGACCTACCGTTTTTTACCGTATGATACATTACGAAATAAAGGCTATTCAACGAAGCGAGTTGCTTTTATGAAATATAATAATATGACGGAGTTGGCCTTGCTGAAAAAAAATACGCAGCAATTCTACTTCACATTAGTTATAGCGATTATCACCTCTTTTATTACGCTTGTTGTGCTTAATTTAATTTTGATGAAAACAATAAGATTGGCTGAGCGCGACCCTTTAACAGGTGTGTATAATCGGTCGACTTATTTGGAGAAAATTGAGAGGTTATTAAAAAGAAAGCAGCATCAGGAAATTGGTCTGTTATTATTTGATGTAGATAATTTTAAGCAAGTAAATGATCAATACGGTCATTTAAAGGGAGATATGATTTTAGTTGAGCTTGCTAAAATACTTGAACGTCTTGCCCACAAAGAAGGGTTTGTTGTGCGTTTTGGCGGCGATGAATTTGCAATCGTTATCAAAAATGCGACGCTTGAAAAAATGGAGCGCATTGCAAATGAAGCGATAGAGGAAGTTCGTCTTAAAAAAGAAAGCAATGATTTAGCTTGGCAAGTGTTATCATTAAGCATTGGCGGAACATTACAAGCAAATATCCAAGAAACAGAGAGAGATTTATATTCTAGAGCAGATGATGCACTTTATGCCTCGAAAAATGATGGGAAAAACCGTTATTCACTATCAGCCATTTCATAA
- a CDS encoding pseudouridine synthase produces MRLDKLLANMGFGSRKEVKQLLKQKAVTVDAVVVKDAALKVDPEAQHIAVFGERVQYIEFIYLMMNKPPGVISATEDDYDKTVIDLLDPFAQHLKPFPVGRLDKDTEGLLLITNDGQLTHNLLSPKKHVPKTYYAKIAGRVTEEDVKAFAAGVELEDGYVTMPGHLVILTSAEQSEIELTIQEGKFHQVKRMFEAVNKKVTYLKRLSMGPLQLDKNLKLGEYREITEEELALLIENK; encoded by the coding sequence ATGCGTCTAGATAAATTATTAGCAAATATGGGCTTTGGCTCACGAAAAGAAGTAAAGCAATTATTGAAGCAAAAGGCTGTAACTGTTGATGCTGTCGTTGTAAAGGATGCCGCTTTGAAGGTCGACCCCGAGGCACAGCATATCGCTGTTTTCGGCGAGCGAGTACAGTATATCGAATTTATTTATTTGATGATGAACAAGCCACCGGGAGTTATTTCCGCTACTGAAGATGATTATGATAAAACAGTTATTGATTTATTAGACCCTTTTGCCCAGCATTTGAAACCATTTCCGGTTGGACGGCTAGATAAAGATACAGAAGGCTTATTGCTTATTACAAATGATGGACAGCTAACTCATAATTTACTATCGCCAAAAAAGCATGTGCCAAAAACATATTATGCAAAAATTGCTGGGCGAGTAACTGAGGAGGATGTGAAGGCATTTGCCGCAGGAGTTGAATTAGAGGATGGCTATGTGACGATGCCGGGACATCTAGTGATTTTAACATCGGCTGAACAATCAGAAATCGAGCTAACAATTCAGGAAGGGAAATTCCATCAAGTAAAGCGAATGTTTGAAGCGGTTAACAAAAAAGTGACTTATTTAAAACGTTTATCAATGGGCCCATTACAGTTAGATAAAAACTTGAAATTAGGAGAATATCGAGAAATTACAGAGGAAGAACTAGCATTATTAATTGAAAATAAATAA
- a CDS encoding putative polysaccharide biosynthesis protein gives MSSLMKGTAILTIGLFLSKLLGLVYLFPFYAIVGEENMALYQYAYIPYTIMLSIAISGLPLAVSKFVAKYNALGDYQTGVRLMKSGTIVMLLTGLLSFILLNLLATPLANAVIKDEEQLYTVEQIASVIRWVSYALLVVPLMSLIRGYFQGYGHYMPTSVSQLIEQIARIVVLLGGSFVVIVLFDGLPETAIKFAVFAAFIGALAGLVILYHYWKKLKPEFQMLQANSITSHQVAYTEIYKEIFTYSIPIIFVGIANPLFQLVDMLTFNGAMLAKGVDAKLTDTYFLMLNLLTHKIVIIPVMLATGLSMALIPTITKYYTLGQLHTLRSTMDKMYQVLLFVTIPAVVGIMILAPSLYHVLYEQSENGALVLMHYAPAAILFAIFSVTASLLQGINYQKWIIFSLLTGILVKLILNIPMIKWLEVDGAILATMIGYAVTCTINIAVIHKTLQYNAKVAMRRILLICILTVIMTIVVSVMYFILQWIAPVDSKLLALFYVLLCAAAGAIVYGYLALRLGLAQKLLGARVTKIAKKLGMN, from the coding sequence ATGTCATCATTAATGAAGGGGACCGCGATTTTAACAATCGGGTTATTTTTATCAAAGCTTTTAGGGCTCGTATACTTATTCCCATTTTATGCGATTGTTGGAGAAGAGAATATGGCTCTTTATCAATATGCATACATACCGTATACGATTATGCTGTCAATAGCGATTTCAGGTTTACCGCTAGCCGTTTCTAAATTTGTTGCTAAATATAATGCGCTAGGGGATTACCAAACGGGTGTACGATTAATGAAATCGGGCACGATTGTGATGCTACTCACCGGCTTATTATCATTTATTTTATTAAATTTACTTGCAACACCACTTGCTAATGCCGTTATTAAAGATGAGGAGCAGTTATATACTGTGGAGCAAATTGCTTCTGTTATTCGTTGGGTTAGCTACGCACTTCTTGTTGTGCCGTTAATGAGCCTAATTCGCGGCTATTTTCAAGGCTACGGGCACTATATGCCAACATCTGTCTCGCAGTTGATTGAGCAAATAGCACGTATTGTTGTCTTGCTAGGTGGCTCTTTCGTTGTAATCGTCTTGTTTGATGGACTGCCTGAAACAGCGATTAAATTTGCTGTGTTTGCAGCATTTATTGGGGCACTGGCGGGTCTAGTTATACTGTATCATTACTGGAAAAAGCTCAAGCCAGAATTTCAAATGTTACAGGCTAATTCCATTACTAGCCATCAAGTAGCGTATACAGAAATTTATAAGGAAATCTTTACGTATTCCATTCCAATTATTTTTGTCGGGATAGCCAATCCACTTTTTCAATTAGTAGATATGCTAACCTTTAACGGTGCGATGCTCGCTAAAGGTGTTGATGCTAAGCTAACAGATACATACTTTTTAATGCTCAATCTATTGACGCATAAAATTGTTATTATTCCTGTGATGCTAGCAACGGGCTTATCGATGGCTTTAATTCCAACGATTACGAAATATTATACGCTCGGTCAGCTACATACATTGCGTAGCACGATGGATAAAATGTATCAAGTGTTGTTATTTGTAACAATCCCTGCTGTAGTAGGAATTATGATTTTAGCACCTTCCCTATACCATGTTTTATATGAACAAAGTGAGAATGGGGCATTAGTGTTAATGCATTATGCACCAGCCGCGATATTATTCGCTATCTTTTCCGTTACGGCGTCATTGCTGCAAGGGATTAACTATCAAAAGTGGATTATTTTCAGTTTGTTAACGGGTATTTTAGTGAAGTTAATATTAAATATTCCGATGATTAAATGGCTGGAAGTAGATGGAGCCATTTTAGCGACGATGATTGGCTATGCGGTAACTTGCACAATCAATATTGCCGTTATTCATAAAACATTGCAATACAATGCAAAGGTGGCAATGCGCCGTATATTATTAATTTGTATTTTAACGGTTATTATGACAATTGTTGTTTCTGTTATGTATTTTATTTTACAATGGATTGCGCCAGTCGATAGTAAATTATTAGCATTGTTTTATGTGTTATTATGTGCGGCAGCAGGCGCTATAGTGTACGGCTATTTAGCACTGCGTTTAGGCTTAGCACAAAAGCTACTAGGTGCAAGAGTAACGAAAATTGCGAAGAAATTAGGCATGAATTAA
- a CDS encoding NAD(P)/FAD-dependent oxidoreductase, translated as MYDVIVIGGGPSGLMAAIAAAEQEKKVLLIEKGGKLGKKLAISGGGRCNVTNRLPVEEIIRHIPGNGRFLYSPFTVYNNEDIIAFFEGLGVALKEEDHGRMFPVSDRAQDVVDALEKQLKKLNVEVRLHTAAQKLLLDEERVFGVRLQDSTEIRANAVIVAVGGKAVPQTGSTGDGYPWAERAGHTVTALYPTEVPVLSKEPFIVARELQGLALRDVAVSVLNAKGKPLVTHTMDMLFTHFGLSGPAILRCSQFIVKERQKNGGAAVQVRIQSLPSYNEEGCYQMLQQKIKDEPKKAVKNLWKPLVPERWLLFLLERAGIDSTHTGVELSQEKIRALAHELTAFTMDVHGTQPLEKAFVTGGGVSIKEIEPKTMASKKRLGLYFCGEILDIHGYTGGYNITSALVTGRIAGMSAGSN; from the coding sequence ATGTATGATGTTATTGTAATTGGCGGTGGGCCATCTGGGTTAATGGCAGCCATTGCGGCCGCAGAGCAGGAAAAAAAAGTTTTATTAATTGAAAAAGGGGGGAAGCTCGGCAAAAAATTAGCCATTTCTGGTGGTGGACGCTGCAACGTAACAAATCGCCTACCTGTTGAAGAAATTATTCGTCACATTCCTGGTAATGGTCGTTTTTTATATAGCCCATTTACTGTTTATAATAATGAAGATATTATCGCATTTTTTGAAGGTCTAGGTGTAGCTTTGAAGGAGGAAGACCACGGGCGTATGTTCCCTGTCTCTGACCGCGCTCAAGATGTTGTTGACGCACTAGAAAAACAGCTAAAAAAGCTCAATGTTGAAGTTCGCCTTCATACAGCCGCCCAAAAACTGTTGCTAGATGAAGAACGCGTTTTCGGTGTACGCTTACAGGATAGCACTGAAATACGTGCGAATGCAGTAATTGTCGCAGTGGGAGGAAAGGCTGTACCACAAACAGGCTCCACAGGAGATGGCTATCCGTGGGCAGAGCGAGCAGGGCATACCGTCACAGCACTCTACCCAACAGAGGTGCCTGTCTTGTCTAAGGAACCTTTTATCGTGGCACGCGAGCTACAAGGGCTAGCACTACGCGATGTAGCAGTTTCTGTGTTAAATGCAAAGGGCAAGCCACTCGTAACCCATACGATGGACATGCTCTTCACCCATTTTGGCTTAAGTGGTCCTGCAATTTTACGCTGTAGTCAATTTATCGTCAAGGAGCGCCAAAAAAATGGTGGTGCAGCAGTTCAAGTACGTATTCAGTCACTTCCCTCATATAATGAAGAGGGTTGCTACCAAATGCTACAGCAAAAGATTAAAGACGAGCCAAAAAAAGCGGTCAAAAACTTATGGAAGCCACTTGTACCAGAACGCTGGCTATTATTTTTACTAGAACGCGCGGGAATTGATAGCACCCATACAGGTGTAGAGCTTTCTCAAGAAAAAATCCGTGCACTAGCTCATGAATTAACAGCCTTCACAATGGATGTGCATGGCACACAACCTCTGGAAAAAGCCTTCGTCACAGGTGGTGGTGTATCAATAAAAGAAATCGAGCCAAAAACAATGGCTTCGAAGAAAAGGCTCGGGCTTTATTTCTGCGGTGAAATTTTAGATATTCATGGCTACACAGGTGGCTACAATATTACTTCTGCCCTTGTGACAGGACGTATTGCGGGAATGAGCGCGGGCTCTAATTAA
- a CDS encoding sigma-70 family RNA polymerase sigma factor — protein MKQHDELLQQAMDAYGDYLVRLIYTYVHNWQTAEDLTQETFIRYYRSLSKYRHEATVKTYLYRIAINVTHDYLMSWKHKKVIVSEVFQKWLKTAQTPELEVLQKDEQQQLVHAIENLPRKYKDVIVLFHFAEFSLDESSKVLKIPVNTVKTRLRRARHMLGQVLEEGELYERPNSKGNEGRL, from the coding sequence GTGAAGCAGCATGACGAGCTATTGCAGCAAGCGATGGATGCCTACGGAGATTATTTAGTCCGACTTATTTATACATATGTGCACAATTGGCAAACAGCCGAAGATTTAACACAGGAAACCTTTATTCGATATTATCGTTCACTTTCAAAATATCGTCACGAGGCAACAGTCAAAACTTATTTATACCGTATTGCAATTAATGTTACACACGATTATTTAATGAGCTGGAAACATAAAAAAGTCATTGTTTCAGAAGTATTTCAAAAATGGTTGAAAACAGCACAGACACCGGAGCTAGAAGTACTGCAGAAAGATGAGCAACAACAGCTTGTTCATGCGATAGAAAATTTGCCTAGAAAATATAAAGATGTAATTGTCCTATTTCATTTCGCAGAATTTTCATTGGATGAAAGCAGTAAGGTTTTAAAAATTCCTGTTAATACAGTGAAAACAAGATTAAGAAGGGCGCGGCACATGTTAGGTCAAGTGTTAGAGGAGGGAGAGCTATATGAAAGACCCAATTCAAAAGGCAATGAAGGACGCTTATAA
- a CDS encoding CoxG family protein, giving the protein MAVASHSVTIPVAVEKVWDYVSKIEHWATMVPAYKEHEQIDERKSIWTFEGSFKGLKKTVKMELNIIEWNEPSSIKFELKGLTDNFTGSGKFTAEGTAEHTTMTGIIEVNAGGLSGAVLTPVIKMVLPKVTMRLTEKIARQIQ; this is encoded by the coding sequence ATGGCAGTAGCATCACATTCAGTAACGATTCCTGTAGCCGTTGAAAAAGTATGGGATTACGTTAGTAAAATTGAGCATTGGGCAACGATGGTTCCCGCGTATAAGGAGCATGAGCAAATTGATGAACGAAAATCAATTTGGACATTCGAGGGCAGTTTTAAAGGGCTTAAAAAGACAGTTAAAATGGAGTTAAACATTATCGAATGGAATGAGCCTTCTAGCATTAAATTTGAGCTAAAAGGTTTAACGGATAATTTTACTGGTAGTGGCAAGTTTACTGCAGAAGGTACGGCAGAGCACACGACAATGACAGGCATTATTGAAGTAAATGCAGGTGGCTTATCAGGTGCGGTGTTAACACCGGTCATTAAAATGGTGCTGCCGAAGGTAACGATGCGCTTAACAGAAAAAATTGCAAGACAAATTCAATAA
- a CDS encoding bifunctional diguanylate cyclase/phosphodiesterase, which yields MGKEVDKFIYIEHPIRLMIIIIFTVGISLLADNYLYGIFGMDNYVVVHLILEMLIIAAAISIIIHVITVMRYSVTNRLVFLIGIFASITVIEVLHTISYPGMPFFFYESDMSRTIWLYMFTRFSLPIGLGLFFFIKLRQVDARYMLASTIIATIILSSYIILVYMPSSPLPLLMDAQGATSLKLSLHGLAMILQVAFIFIVMKKGTKKKNLYYIFASICLLISDALFIMFPDKFSINNFVGHLFQLVAYYMIVQTIYYSGIEKPYREILEAKDSLEKSERIAHKLAYYDELTGLPNERYFKERLNHALIERKGEKTVIVLEIDRLLMIRSTLGSNYADIFKQKVAQKIVQILASQYSLYLLREELFAIYLEDLDDWHLYRIIQNLQKMMEEPFQIQHFSLNSHFNVGIAQYPKDADSAEGLLEYAQFAMYEARNDSSNVLFYEKEMAAKRANRILLEHDLRQAIQRNELYIEYQPQFNLQTGKIYSVEALVRWHHGKRGFISPGEFIPLAEESGLIVPIGQWVLREACKQAREWQLQNRFIKVAVNLSLGQLLQGNFVESVQEILAETELDTSYLQLEITESMTINTSSIMAIIQELQEQGITIAVDDFGTGYSSLSYLKDFPIDCLKIDRSFVWNIDKNEEEDAIVLLILSMAKHLKLNVVAEGIETERQLAYLEQAKCDYIQGFLVSKPLRPTILENSFEEIEKNAQQLLAKIKSQTI from the coding sequence ATGGGAAAAGAAGTAGATAAATTTATATATATTGAACACCCCATTCGTCTAATGATTATTATCATATTCACTGTAGGTATTTCATTGTTAGCTGATAATTATTTATATGGTATTTTTGGCATGGACAATTATGTTGTTGTCCATCTTATTTTAGAGATGTTAATTATTGCAGCTGCCATATCAATCATTATCCATGTAATAACGGTCATGCGCTACAGTGTAACGAATCGTCTTGTTTTTTTAATCGGCATTTTTGCTAGTATTACTGTTATTGAAGTTTTACATACAATTTCCTATCCGGGCATGCCTTTCTTCTTTTATGAAAGTGATATGTCCCGGACTATTTGGCTTTACATGTTTACGAGATTTAGCTTGCCGATTGGCTTAGGGCTCTTCTTTTTTATAAAGCTAAGGCAGGTGGATGCTCGTTATATGCTGGCATCTACTATCATTGCTACAATCATTTTGAGCAGCTATATTATCCTTGTTTATATGCCGTCATCACCACTCCCACTACTAATGGATGCGCAAGGTGCAACCTCTTTAAAGCTCTCTTTACATGGGTTAGCAATGATTTTGCAAGTAGCATTTATTTTTATTGTAATGAAAAAAGGAACAAAAAAGAAAAATTTATATTATATATTTGCTTCTATTTGTCTATTAATTAGTGATGCTTTATTTATCATGTTTCCAGATAAATTTAGCATTAATAATTTTGTAGGACATTTATTCCAGCTTGTAGCGTACTATATGATTGTTCAAACGATTTATTATTCAGGTATAGAAAAGCCTTATCGAGAAATTTTGGAGGCAAAGGATTCCTTGGAGAAGTCAGAGCGAATTGCTCATAAATTAGCTTACTATGATGAGTTAACAGGGCTGCCGAACGAGCGCTATTTTAAAGAACGATTAAATCATGCTTTGATTGAGAGAAAAGGAGAGAAAACAGTAATTGTTTTAGAAATAGACCGATTATTAATGATTCGGTCGACACTTGGCTCAAATTATGCGGATATTTTTAAACAAAAAGTCGCACAAAAAATTGTACAAATTTTAGCATCGCAATATTCTCTCTATTTATTGAGAGAAGAACTTTTTGCTATATATCTTGAGGATTTGGATGATTGGCATTTGTATAGAATTATTCAGAATTTGCAAAAAATGATGGAGGAGCCATTTCAAATTCAGCATTTCTCTTTAAATAGCCATTTTAATGTTGGTATTGCACAATATCCAAAAGATGCCGATAGCGCAGAGGGGCTTTTGGAATATGCCCAGTTTGCAATGTATGAGGCGCGCAATGACAGCAGCAATGTTTTATTTTATGAGAAGGAAATGGCAGCGAAGCGCGCAAATCGTATTTTATTGGAACATGATTTACGGCAAGCTATCCAAAGAAATGAGCTGTATATTGAATACCAGCCACAATTTAATTTGCAAACAGGTAAAATTTATTCTGTAGAAGCGTTAGTGAGATGGCATCATGGCAAGAGAGGCTTTATCTCGCCGGGAGAATTTATCCCACTTGCCGAGGAATCCGGGCTAATTGTACCAATTGGCCAATGGGTATTAAGGGAAGCGTGTAAACAAGCGAGGGAATGGCAATTACAAAATCGCTTCATTAAAGTGGCAGTTAACTTATCATTAGGTCAGCTATTGCAGGGCAATTTTGTAGAAAGTGTGCAAGAAATTTTAGCGGAAACCGAGCTAGATACAAGCTATTTGCAATTAGAAATTACAGAAAGTATGACCATCAATACAAGCTCAATTATGGCAATTATTCAGGAGTTGCAGGAGCAGGGGATTACCATTGCAGTGGATGATTTTGGAACGGGTTATTCATCTTTATCCTATTTGAAGGATTTTCCGATAGATTGCTTAAAAATTGATAGAAGCTTTGTTTGGAATATTGATAAAAACGAGGAAGAGGATGCGATTGTGTTGCTAATTTTATCAATGGCCAAGCATTTGAAGCTAAATGTTGTAGCGGAAGGAATTGAAACGGAGCGCCAATTAGCTTATTTAGAGCAAGCTAAATGTGATTATATTCAAGGCTTTTTAGTTAGTAAGCCTTTACGCCCAACTATACTTGAAAATAGTTTTGAAGAAATTGAAAAAAATGCACAGCAATTACTAGCAAAAATAAAGTCACAAACTATATAA